The following are from one region of the Girardinichthys multiradiatus isolate DD_20200921_A chromosome 9, DD_fGirMul_XY1, whole genome shotgun sequence genome:
- the pdgfra gene encoding platelet-derived growth factor receptor alpha yields the protein MDGLKTYLVCGVILVLMVSAMPGLSSPTIWPKEQELELEPNSLINISCTGESEVVWEDPLPDGAIVTSNGFTATLLIYNATINHTRYYDCRHKKNEGDLSDLKEIYILVKDHHILFVPEEPENLVVPHEAEVVIPCRASQLSHAVELIRVPNNEKLHRFYDHRMGFIGELPPGQYLCEATLNGQTYQSSTYTVKKVEPQEVNDFEVEVKASKETVRVRQPFNVSCISPFGPAFHQQWIHLKTQAVDAIQKKQTLPDRVIYTLIIPRATPQDSGSYECSVRHEASGKTRVNSVAVTVFEENSFVTLDHRGILQMETVSILAETQFTIYINAYPAPKVSWMKDGQAISERYYIFTKTSHIEENRYQSILTFQQPLEKDSGNYTITAISGSHTAHFSFILRTTASTGLHIRPSTVPILLPDKDEMVVPLHAPFTLTCHGDAKLQWETPFPGSEHSQEDNSGLFVTTMRVDEATVMHSGYYSCLYGSNITDETKSSSIYIYVPDPDSPYIPFFVNHVLVDRNEIEIPCRVSDPSASVTLVNVDTNQTVPSDYDSKRGALGIFPTGTYVCKAIINGEEHTSEQYIVHDSIDILQVELSAKRTALLVGDTITVNCLAQGPYLLEDNWKYPGKPANRGTITVLENRKDREILYTLTIPQASTKDSGIYSCSITAVASTDTQTKEIAIQVFAGEFLSIKPEFRDHESAELDDIREFTATISSFPDAHVTWLKDGVPLSDVTAEISTSLRQISETSYVSVLTLIRVREDDSGNYTMRVENGNQSHEVSLNLVVKVPAVIVDLMDLHHGSATGQSAVCITRGQPTPVVEWFICKNIKKCANDTSSWAPLPTNSTEITMEAHFDEESNLESQVMFGHLENTLAVRCLAKNEMGAVTREIKLVSNGPHPELTVAAAVLVLLVIVIISLIVLVVIWKQKPRYEIRWRVIESVSPDGHEYIYVDPMQLPYDTRWEFPRDRLVLGRILGSGAFGKVVEGTAYGLSCSQPVMKVAVKMLKPTARSSEKQALMSELKIMTHLGPHLNIVNLLGACTKSGPIYIITEYCFHGDLVNYLHKNRESFLSLSPEKNKKELDIFGINPSDENSRSYVILSFECKGDYMDMKQVDNTQYVPMLEMSIQESNYDHPSSQKEFDMDNLPSDDTSEGLTTTDLLSFTYQVAKGMEFLASKNCVHRDLAARNVLLSQGKIVKICDFGLARDIMHDNNYVSKGSTFLPVKWMAPESIFDNLYTSLSDVWSYGILLWEIFTLGGTPYPGMVVDSSFYNKIKSGYRMSKPEHAPQEVYEMMMKCWNSEPEKRPSFMGLSETVASLLPFSYKRHYEKVNHEFLKSDHPAVTRVCVETDADYVDIPYKNQGKLKDRESGFDEQRLSSDSGYIIPLPDLDPRSDDDYGKRNRHSSQTSEESAIETGSSSSTYAKREGETLEDITLLDEMCLDCGDLVEDSFL from the exons ATGGATGGCCTGAAGACATACCTGGTCTGTGGTGTTATCTTAGTGCTGATGGTTTCAG CTATGCCTGGACTGTCATCACCAACCATATGGCCAAAGGAGCAAGAGCTGGAGCTGGAGCCCAATTCCCTCATCAATATCAGCTGCACGGGGGAATCAGAAGTAGTTTGGGAAGACCCTCTGCCAGATGGTGCCATAGTTACCTCAAACGGTTTCACCGCAACCCTCCTAATTTACAACGCAACTATTAATCACACCCGCTATTACGACTGCAGACATAAAAAGAACGAGGGCGACCTGAGCGATTTGAAGGAAATCTATATCCTTGTcaaag ATCATCATATCCTGTTTGTCCCAGAGGAACCAGAAAACCTGGTTGTTCCTCATGAAGCAGAGGTGGTCATTCCGTGCCGTGCATCACAGCTGAGCCATGCCGTGGAACTGATTAGAGTCCCCAACAATGAGAAGCTCCACAGGTTCTATGACCACAGGATGGGCTTTATAGGAGAGCTCCCTCCTGGTCAATATCTGTGTGAGGCCACATTGAATGGCCAGACTTACCAAAGTTCCacctacactgtaaaaaaagtgG AACCTCAGGAGGTAAACGACTTTGAGGTGGAAGTCAAagccagcaaagagacagtGAGAGTCAGACAGCCCTTTAACGTCTCCTGCATCAGCCCCTTTGGCCCAGCCTTTCACCAGCAGTGGATCCATCTGAAAACACAG GCTGTTGATGCAATTCAGAAGAAGCAAACTCTTCCTGACCGGGTCATCTATACTCTGATTATCCCACGAGCCACCCCTCAGGACAGCGGCAGCTATGAGTGCTCGGTCAGGCACGAGGCCAGTGGAAAAACCAGAGTGAACAGCGTGGCTGTAACTGTGTTTG AGGAGAACTCCTTTGTCACTTTGGACCACAGAGGGATTCTACAGATGGAAACTGTCAGCATTTTAGCGGAGACCCAGTTCACCATCTATATTAATGCATACCCAGCCCCTAAAGTGTcatggatgaaagacggccaaGCAATATCAGAGagatattacattttcaccaaaaCTAGCCACATAGAAGAGAATCG GTATCAGAGCATTTTGACATTCCAACAACCTCTGGAGAAAGACAGTGGAAATTACACAATAACAGCCATAAGTGGATCTCACACAGCTCATTTCTCATTTATCCTTCGAACGACag CTTCCACTGGACTCCATATCAGACCATCCACTGTGCCCATTCTGCTACCAGACAAGGATGAGATGGTTGTCCCTCTCCACGCTCCTTTTACTCTAACATGTCATGGAGATGCAAAACTTCAATGGGAAACACCATTTCCTGGGTCAGAGCACTCACAGGAAGACAACAGCGGCCTTTTTGTCACCACCATGAGAGTGGATGAAGCGACCGTAATGCACAGTGGTTACTACAGTTGCCTCTATGGTAGCAACATCACAGATGAAACCAAGAGCAGCAGCATTTACATCTATGTACCAG ATCCTGACTCTCCCTACATTCCATTTTTCGTGAACCATGTGCTGGTTGACCGAAATGAAATTGAGATTCCATGTAGGGTGTCTGATCCCAGTGCTAGCGTGACACTAGTGAATGTTGACACAAACCAAACTGTACCTAGTGACTATGACAGTAAGAGGGGtgctttgggaatatttccTACTGGAACTTATGTCTGCAAGGCCATCATAAATGGAGAGGAGCACACCAGTGAACAATACATCGTCCATGATTCAATAG ATATCTTACAAGTTGAGCTGTCTGCCAAAAGAACTGCTCTGCTGGTTGGAGACACAATAACTGTCAACTGCCTGGCCCAAGGACCTTACTTATTGGAAGATAACTGGAAATACCCTGGCAAACCG GCTAATCGTGGTACCATAACTGTATTGGAAAATAGGAAAGATAGAGAGATCCTGTACACCCTGACAATCCCACAAGCCTCAACCAAAGACAGCGGCATCTACTCTTGTTCCATCACTGCCGTAGCATCTACAGACACCCAGACAAAGGAAATAGCTATTCAAGTGTTTG CCGGTGAGTTTTTGTCCATTAAGCCGGAATTCAGGGACCATGAATCTGCAGAACTGGATGACATTCGTGAGTTCACTGCTACAATTTCCTCCTTTCCTGATGCCCATGTTACTTGGCTCAAGGATGGCGTCCCACTCAGCGATGTGACCGCTGAGATCTCCACTAGTCTGCGACAGATCAGTGAGACCAG CTATGTGAGTGTTCTCACCTTGATCCGAGTGAGGGAGGATGACAGTGGAAACTATACCATGAGAGTGGAAAATGGAAACCAAAGCCATGAAGTCAGCTTAAACCTGGTGGTTAAAG TGCCTGCAGTCATTGTGGACCTTATGGACCTCCACCACGGTTCGGCCACAGGACAGTCTGCAGTGTGCATTACAAGGGGGCAGCCAACTCCAGTTGTGGAGTGGTTCATATGCAAGAACATCAAAAA ATGCGCCAATGACACGTCTTCTTGGGCACCCCTACCCACCAACTCCACAGAGATCACGATGGAGGCTCACTTTGATGAGGAGAGCAACCTGGAGAGCCAGGTCATGTTTGGTCATCTGgaaaacactctggcagtgcGATGCCTTGCCAAGAATGAAATGGGTGCTGTTACCAGGGAAATCAAATTGGTATCCAATG GCCCTCACCCTGAGCTGACGGTAGCTGCTGCTGTACTGGTGCTCCTGGTCATTGTCATCATCTCACTCATTGTCTTGGTTGTTATCTGGAAGCAG AAACCACGGTATGAGATTCGCTGGAGGGTCATAGAGTCCGTGAGTCCAGACGGCCATGAGTACATCTATGTGGATCCCATGCAGCTTCCATACGACACCAGATGGGAATTCCCCCGAGACAGACTTGTGCTTG GTCGGATCCTGGGCTCTGGAGCCTTTGGGAAGGTGGTTGAGGGCACCGCCTATGGACTCAGCTGCTCTCAGCCTGTTATGAAGGTGGCAGTGAAAATGCTAAAAC CCACAGCACGTTCCAGTGAAAAGCAGGCTCTGATGTCTGAACTGAAGATCATGACACACCTCGGACCCCATCTCAACATTGTAAACCTCCTGGGAGCATGCACCAAGTCAG GCCCTATCTACATTATCACTGAGTATTGCTTCCACGGCGACCTGGTCAACTATCTGCACAAGAACAGGGAGAGCTTCCTGAGCCTGagtccagagaaaaacaagaaggaGCTGGATATCTTTGGGATCAATCCTTCAGACGAGAACAGCAGGAG TTATGTGATCCTGTCCTTTGAGTGTAAAGGAGACTATATGGATATGAAGCAGGTGGACAACACTCAGTATGTACCCATGCTGGAGATGAGCATTCAGGAATCTAACTACGACCACCCTTCATCACAGAAAG AATTTGATATGGACAACCTGCCGTCAGATGACACGAGTGAAGGCCTCACCACTACCGACCTGCTTAGCTTTACCTACCAGGTGGCCAAAGGAATGGAGTTTCTTGCTTCGAAAAAT TGCGTGCATCGGGACCTTGCAGCTAGGAATGTCCTGCTGTCCCAGGGCAAAATTGTTAAGATTTGTGACTTTGGGCTGGCCAGAGACATCATGCATGACAACAACTACGTCTCCAAAGGAAGC ACCTTTTTGCCAGTGAAGTGGATGGCACCGGAAAGTATTTTTGACAACTTGTACACCAGTCTTAGTGATGTTTGGTCTTACGGAATCCTCCTCTGGGAGATATTTACCCTTG GTGGCACACCGTACCCTGGGATGGTGGTAGACTCCAGCTTCTACAACAAGATCAAGAGTGGATACAGGATGTCAAAACCTGAACATGCTCCTCAAGAGGT GTATGAGATGATGATGAAGTGCTGGAACAGTGAGCCAGAGAAGAGGCCTTCCTTCATGGGCCTGAGTGAAACTGTGGCGTCTTTACTGCCCTTCAGCTACAAGAGA CATTATGAGAAGGTGAACCATGAGTTTTTGAAGAGCGACCACCCCGCCGTTACTCGAGTATGCGTGGAAACTGACGCAGACTACGTCGACATTCCGTATAAGAACCAGGGAAAGCTAAAGGACAGGGAAAGCGGCTTCGATGAGCAGCGGCTGAGCTCAGACAGCGGCTACATTATTCCACTCCCTGACCTGGATCCTAGATCTGATGATGACTATGGAAAGAGGAACAGACACAG CTCTCAAACGTCTGAGGAGAGCGCCATCGAGACTGGCTCCAGCAGCTCCACTTATGCTAAACGTGAGGGTGAGACCCTGGAGGACATAACACTGCTGGATGAGATGTGTCTGGATTGTGGTGACCTGGTGGAGGACAGCTTTCTGTGA